A window of the Fodinibius sp. Rm-B-1B1-1 genome harbors these coding sequences:
- the nadB gene encoding L-aspartate oxidase — translation MNSNIFTTDFLIIGSGAAGLNAALHASQFGEVILVTKSSLKASSSYWAQGGIAAVCDANDSFESHQQDTLDAGRGYCDEQAVEIIVKEGSERVRELIDRGMAFDSSNGKLELGLEGGHSNRRVLHANGAATGKALIDFLMAQVINQPNIEIIESTFVYALMINEDGCFGAKAYCYQDEKLLTLQSPITILATGGYSRLYQRSTNPHTSTGDGLWLGYNVGAELKDLEFIQFHPTVFYAEDGTTFLISEAVRGEGARLYNEAGERFMNDHPQKELAPRDIVSQEIFRQIQEHKSQFVYLDVRHLDVDKLRNHFPSLMQRIEDQGVDITCEGIPVAPSAHYCIGGIATDLDGQTSVTGLYACGEVAATGVHGANRLASNSLLECLVFSKRAIDHAVTNDRTVTVTSVPGGFEVNKELEPLFSELQQNVSNILSKHVGIQRHKKGLEEAYDVFDQLQMNLPSSKNEYYTLRSQGMLQIAKFITMSALQREESRGVHTRTDYPELDPQSNHNTFYRERFKVLSV, via the coding sequence GTGAACAGCAATATCTTTACAACAGATTTTCTAATTATTGGAAGTGGTGCTGCCGGTTTAAATGCAGCACTACATGCCAGTCAATTTGGTGAAGTTATTCTTGTTACCAAATCCAGTCTTAAAGCCAGTAGCAGTTACTGGGCCCAAGGTGGCATTGCAGCTGTATGTGATGCCAACGACAGTTTTGAAAGTCACCAACAGGATACTCTTGATGCCGGCCGCGGATATTGTGATGAGCAAGCGGTCGAAATTATAGTTAAAGAGGGATCAGAAAGGGTTCGAGAGTTAATTGATAGAGGAATGGCGTTTGATAGCTCAAATGGTAAGCTTGAACTCGGTCTGGAAGGAGGACACTCCAATCGGCGTGTGTTACATGCCAATGGAGCGGCTACCGGAAAAGCATTGATTGATTTCTTGATGGCTCAGGTTATCAACCAACCTAATATCGAAATTATTGAGAGCACTTTTGTTTATGCGTTAATGATTAATGAGGATGGGTGTTTTGGAGCTAAGGCCTATTGTTATCAGGATGAAAAATTGCTGACGTTGCAAAGTCCCATAACTATTTTAGCAACCGGCGGATATTCGAGACTATATCAGCGCAGTACCAATCCACACACCTCAACCGGTGATGGACTGTGGCTGGGATACAATGTGGGTGCCGAGCTTAAGGACTTAGAATTTATCCAATTTCATCCTACTGTTTTTTACGCCGAAGATGGGACTACCTTTTTGATTAGTGAAGCCGTCCGTGGGGAAGGAGCTCGTTTGTATAATGAAGCCGGTGAACGGTTTATGAATGATCATCCCCAAAAAGAACTGGCCCCGAGAGATATCGTTTCCCAAGAAATATTCAGACAGATCCAAGAGCATAAATCCCAATTTGTGTATCTGGATGTTCGTCATTTGGATGTTGATAAATTGCGAAATCATTTTCCTTCTTTAATGCAGCGAATTGAAGATCAAGGAGTTGATATAACATGTGAAGGTATTCCGGTTGCTCCATCTGCCCATTATTGTATTGGCGGTATTGCTACTGATTTAGATGGGCAAACATCCGTAACGGGACTTTATGCCTGTGGTGAAGTGGCTGCAACAGGAGTCCATGGGGCTAATCGATTGGCAAGCAATTCGTTGCTCGAATGTTTGGTGTTTAGTAAACGAGCGATCGATCACGCAGTTACAAATGATCGGACTGTCACCGTGACTTCTGTTCCAGGTGGTTTTGAAGTAAACAAAGAGTTGGAGCCACTTTTTTCTGAGTTACAACAGAACGTTTCCAACATATTGAGTAAGCATGTAGGAATCCAACGCCATAAAAAAGGTTTGGAAGAGGCTTATGATGTGTTCGATCAATTGCAGATGAATTTACCATCGAGCAAAAATGAATATTACACTTTGCGTTCGCAAGGAATGTTACAGATTGCAAAATTTATAACAATGTCAGCCCTGCAGCGTGAAGAAAGCCGTGGGGTGCATACACGCACCGAC